A genomic region of Zalophus californianus isolate mZalCal1 chromosome 1, mZalCal1.pri.v2, whole genome shotgun sequence contains the following coding sequences:
- the ARL14 gene encoding ADP-ribosylation factor-like protein 14: MGLLSSKNRETKQAQILLLGLDSAGKSTLLYKLKLAKGITTIPTVGFNVEMIELEKSLSLTVWDVGGQEKMRTVWKYYCENTDGLMYVVDSTDKQRLEDSRRELKHILKNEHIKNVPVVLLANKQDVPGALTAEDITRTFRVKKLCSDRNWYVQPCCAITGDGLMEGFRKLTGFVKSHMKSRGDTLAFFKQN; the protein is encoded by the coding sequence ATGGGTCTACTGAGTTCTAAAAACCGCGAGACCAAGCAAGCCCAGATTCTTCTTTTGGGACTTGACTCAGCTGGGAAGTCTACCCTCCTTTACAAATTAAAGCTTGCTAAGGGTATTACGACCATCCCAACAGTAGGTTTCAACGTGGAGATGATCGAGTTGGAAAAGAGTCTTTCACTCACGGTCTGGGATGTTGGAGGACAGGAGAAAATGAGAACCGTGTGGAAGTATTACTGTGAGAACACCGATGGGCTGATGTATGTTGTGGATAGTACGGACAAGCAGCGACTGGAAGACTCCAGGAGAGAGCTGAAGCACATTTTGAAGaatgaacacattaaaaatgtgCCTGTTGTCCTGTTAGCCAACAAACAGGATGTACCTGGAGCTCTGACTGCCGAAGACATCACCAGAACGTTCAGAGTGAAGAAGCTCTGCAGTGACAGGAACTGGTATGTGCAACCCTGCTGTGCCATCACCGGGGATGGACTGATGGAGGGGTTCAGGAAATTGACTGGATTTGTGAAAAGCCACATGAAATCAAGAGGAGACACTTTAGCATTCTTTAAGCAGAACTGA